From a single Sphaeramia orbicularis chromosome 4, fSphaOr1.1, whole genome shotgun sequence genomic region:
- the LOC115417612 gene encoding proline-rich protein HaeIII subfamily 1-like has product MAKLSSAEPHPKTNSVFPTVPALQQEVPTVSPKQSGGPPPSASGCPEDPGRPPLFAPSFPEDPGGSPPPTCGCTEDPNGPPPSASGLLEDPGGPPSHTSGCPKDPGGPPSHTSGCPKDHGGPMPSASGCPEDPGGPPPSASSCPEDPGGPPPPAFSSPEDPSGPLPSASGFSEDPGSPSPPSSGCPEEPGSPPPHSSSLSRGPRTLAAPRLWPVATQGPWAAPHLPPLAVPRTPVAPSPLSPAVWKTPATPRLPPPTVWRP; this is encoded by the exons CTGTCCAGCGCAGAGCCGCATCCCAAGACCAATTCGGTCTTTCCTACGGTGCCTGCGCTCCAGCAAGAAGTACCAACAGTATCTCCGAAGCAGAGCGGCGGACCCCCGCCTTCTGCCTCTGGCTGTCCAGAGGACCCCGGCAGACCCCCCCTTTTCGCCCCCAGCTTCCCAGAAGACCCCGGCGGCTCCCCGCCCCCCACCTGCGGCTGTACGGAGGACCCCAACGGacccccgccttccgcctccggcttactggaggaccccggcggccccccgtCCCACACCTCCGGCTGCCCCaaggaccccggcggccccccgtCCCACACCTCCGGCTGTCCCAAGGACCACGGCGGACCCATGCCTTCCGCttccggctgtcccgaggaccccggtgGACCCCCGCCTTCTGCCTCCAGCTGTCcggaggaccccggcggccccccgcCCCCCGCCTTCAGCTCTCCGGAGGACCCCAGCGGACCCCTGCCTTCCGCCTCCGGCTTTTCGGAGGACCCCGGCAGCCCCTCGCCCCCCTcctccggctgtcccgaggaACCCGGCAGCCCCCCGCCCCACTCCTCCAGCttgtcccgaggaccccg GACACTGGCGGCCCCCCGCCTTTGGCCTGTGGCTACCCAAGGACCCTGGGCGGCCCCCCACCTTCCGCCtctggctgtcccgaggaccccggtgGCCCCCTCCCCCTTGTCTCCGGCTGTCTGGAAGACCCCAGCAAccccccgccttccgcctcccACTGTCTGGAGGCCATGA